Proteins encoded in a region of the Paenibacillus sp. E222 genome:
- a CDS encoding flagellar hook capping FlgD N-terminal domain-containing protein: MANEAISTNNTWPNYSAANKATTSAATKELGKDQFLKILITQLQNQDPMQPMEDKEFIAQMAQFSSVEQLVNISSQLKTLNQSLGTVSGMIGREISWLSSNKEDNGTLRQGIVDSIIVRDGVQYAKVGNDEIKLDEIIQVTNPTQAEENETPVQDAADSTVTNETKEPEPSAQPEDNGNML; encoded by the coding sequence ATGGCTAATGAAGCGATTTCTACCAATAATACATGGCCTAACTATTCGGCAGCGAATAAAGCTACAACAAGCGCTGCAACAAAAGAGTTAGGCAAGGATCAGTTTCTTAAAATATTGATCACTCAGCTACAAAATCAGGATCCGATGCAGCCAATGGAAGATAAGGAATTTATCGCTCAGATGGCTCAGTTCAGTTCGGTAGAACAACTGGTGAATATCTCATCTCAGCTCAAGACTTTGAATCAGTCCCTTGGGACAGTATCGGGTATGATTGGCCGCGAGATCAGTTGGCTTTCTTCTAATAAAGAGGATAACGGAACCCTCCGTCAGGGGATTGTGGATTCCATTATCGTACGAGATGGTGTTCAATACGCCAAAGTGGGCAATGACGAAATCAAGCTAGATGAAATTATTCAGGTAACTAATCCAACACAGGCTGAGGAAAATGAAACTCCAGTTCAGGACGCTGCAGATTCAACTGTAACGAACGAAACCAAGGAACCAGAACCATCAGCACAGCCTGAAGACAATGGAAACATGTTATGA
- a CDS encoding flagellar hook-length control protein FliK, translating into MSIVYQMASTSSAKTTGAAQTAGTGSKGATAGAGDFLQTLAQSLSGDATAENSSAAAASLTANPLMFTFAASEDGEQTSITDILSSLFADLDSLDEALENDPSLLGDLQSLIQQMYAQLDNNAGIQADGSNEPTSEAGNAASAIDLAEHPAAVRFVLQDVLTQLIAGMNEPDSTVVKNAPEFKHLLQSLQSQLQDAGVDTSLNKGWTELKSILDTLAVAKDQAVQVAPTNQTSKQDSVASQVLVAAASNTGIKVTAETDSTPIANEALEVDHSSIITAGELSLRSSGTSAGKPAEPVMQASQFAKEMTQFVVNKLDIVQQKGFSEATISLRPEHLGKLDVQITLQNGQLVARFMTEHTMAKDMLEQQMMQLRSSLQAQGIQVERLEVTQNSSLGSQMYQDGGRQPGSNSQQQRRSREREEQSDDAVTTATIQEELRNWRSEHEEGNDLQRDTFTAEA; encoded by the coding sequence ATGTCGATTGTATATCAAATGGCATCCACATCATCTGCCAAGACAACAGGAGCAGCACAGACAGCTGGAACTGGATCCAAAGGTGCAACTGCTGGAGCTGGTGATTTTTTGCAAACTCTTGCCCAATCATTGAGTGGTGATGCAACGGCTGAGAACAGTTCGGCTGCAGCAGCGAGCTTAACAGCGAATCCGCTGATGTTTACCTTTGCAGCTAGTGAAGACGGGGAACAAACATCGATCACTGATATCTTGAGTTCGTTATTCGCAGATTTGGATTCACTAGATGAAGCTTTGGAAAATGATCCGTCACTACTAGGGGATTTACAAAGTCTGATTCAGCAGATGTACGCTCAATTAGATAATAATGCTGGTATTCAAGCTGATGGTTCTAATGAGCCTACAAGTGAAGCGGGAAATGCAGCATCAGCAATTGATCTGGCGGAACATCCAGCAGCAGTGCGCTTTGTATTGCAGGATGTGCTCACACAGTTAATTGCGGGTATGAATGAGCCGGATAGTACAGTTGTCAAGAATGCTCCAGAATTCAAGCATCTGCTTCAATCTCTTCAAAGTCAGCTGCAGGATGCTGGCGTTGACACCAGTCTTAACAAAGGGTGGACTGAACTTAAATCCATTCTGGATACATTAGCGGTGGCTAAGGATCAGGCTGTGCAAGTGGCTCCAACAAATCAAACGTCCAAGCAAGACTCAGTGGCATCACAAGTTCTTGTTGCGGCCGCTTCAAATACTGGAATTAAAGTTACAGCGGAAACGGACTCAACACCTATTGCAAATGAAGCTCTAGAAGTGGACCATTCAAGTATCATTACGGCAGGAGAGTTGTCCTTACGTTCATCCGGGACATCAGCAGGTAAACCAGCCGAACCTGTCATGCAAGCATCTCAGTTTGCAAAAGAGATGACACAGTTTGTGGTGAACAAGCTGGATATCGTGCAGCAAAAGGGATTTTCGGAGGCAACTATCTCACTACGTCCGGAGCATCTGGGTAAGCTGGATGTGCAAATTACTTTGCAAAACGGGCAATTGGTTGCACGGTTTATGACTGAGCATACGATGGCGAAAGACATGCTGGAACAGCAAATGATGCAACTGCGTAGCTCGCTTCAAGCTCAAGGCATTCAAGTGGAACGACTTGAGGTTACTCAGAACAGTTCTCTGGGGTCACAAATGTACCAGGATGGTGGACGCCAGCCAGGGAGCAATTCTCAGCAACAACGTCGCTCACGTGAACGTGAAGAACAATCGGATGATGCTGTAACTACAGCAACAATCCAGGAAGAATTACGCAACTGGCGCAGTGAGCATGAGGAAGGAAACGACCTGCAAAGAGACACGTTTACAGCAGAGGCTTAA
- a CDS encoding MotE family protein — protein sequence MAVKDTDMEKESSGGWEKFLMISIPIVFTVVLLGVLLTLFNVDIRNNLLEVANKIPVVKDWVPDPVLDPEKKKLEKSEQQVESAEATIDKLKAQVSEKETELKAAKDATTTEAKKASDLQKKLDDAEKAAETAAQNPETESDYQKQIKDLAKMYAEMSPSKAAPILQNMTNEEMVLLLSAMQSAARTKVLEKMDPKTAADVTMMMKDAKPSGDLALDALQSRLKKETATTSTASTTNSKNLDKNQLSQTFASMSASSGAKLLLETYKLSPDKTLTILNSVDDATRSQLLENMSTENSVETAKILNKLMGNK from the coding sequence ATGGCTGTTAAAGACACAGATATGGAAAAAGAGTCGAGCGGCGGTTGGGAAAAGTTCTTGATGATTTCAATCCCAATTGTGTTCACTGTGGTTTTGTTGGGTGTTTTGCTCACGCTATTTAATGTAGATATTCGCAACAACCTGCTTGAAGTAGCTAACAAAATTCCTGTCGTGAAGGACTGGGTACCTGATCCTGTGCTAGATCCGGAGAAAAAGAAACTGGAGAAGAGCGAGCAGCAGGTCGAGAGTGCAGAAGCGACAATTGATAAGCTTAAGGCACAAGTAAGCGAGAAAGAAACAGAGCTCAAAGCAGCAAAGGATGCCACAACCACAGAGGCGAAGAAAGCAAGCGATTTGCAAAAGAAATTGGATGATGCGGAAAAAGCTGCTGAAACCGCTGCGCAGAATCCAGAGACCGAGTCTGATTATCAGAAACAAATTAAAGATTTGGCGAAGATGTATGCAGAGATGAGTCCTAGTAAAGCCGCGCCGATTTTGCAAAATATGACGAATGAAGAGATGGTACTGCTTCTGAGTGCGATGCAATCGGCTGCACGGACCAAGGTGCTGGAAAAGATGGACCCAAAAACAGCGGCTGATGTCACGATGATGATGAAGGATGCGAAACCATCCGGTGATCTGGCTCTGGATGCACTGCAATCTCGATTAAAGAAAGAGACTGCAACGACATCAACGGCGTCTACAACCAATTCCAAAAACTTGGATAAAAATCAGCTTAGTCAAACGTTTGCTTCCATGTCAGCTTCTAGTGGAGCCAAGCTGTTGCTCGAAACATACAAGCTGAGTCCGGACAAAACCTTGACCATTTTGAATTCTGTCGACGATGCTACACGATCTCAATTGCTGGAAAATATGTCGACTGAAAATTCGGTTGAGACTGCAAAAATATTAAATAAATTAATGGGTAACAAGTAA
- the fliJ gene encoding flagellar export protein FliJ gives MKFRYHFQKVVDLKSNEKTQAEWMLSTAIGKLQTEEEHLLQLLNDKKELIDVIQSATESSASVSSLQEMQRYVHHLDECISRKSSDVRHAEVNVQRNQTFLNGKMMDEKVWLGARDKAKIKFQQEMLLREQNDLDEMATVRFAAKAGRAN, from the coding sequence ATGAAATTTCGATATCATTTCCAGAAGGTTGTTGACCTGAAAAGCAATGAAAAAACGCAAGCGGAATGGATGTTATCCACAGCCATCGGGAAACTTCAGACGGAGGAAGAGCATCTTTTACAACTATTAAATGATAAAAAAGAACTGATTGATGTCATTCAATCCGCTACGGAAAGTTCAGCTTCCGTATCCAGCTTGCAGGAGATGCAACGGTATGTCCATCACCTTGACGAGTGCATCTCACGCAAAAGCAGTGATGTCAGACATGCTGAGGTCAATGTGCAACGGAATCAGACGTTTCTGAACGGCAAAATGATGGACGAAAAAGTATGGCTTGGGGCGAGAGACAAGGCCAAAATCAAATTTCAGCAGGAGATGCTCCTCCGGGAACAGAACGATCTGGACGAGATGGCTACTGTACGCTTCGCTGCCAAAGCCGGACGCGCGAATTGA
- the fliI gene encoding flagellar protein export ATPase FliI: MKILSSQRYMEHLKQFDPVRINGKVTQVIGLMVESEGPDASIGDVCYIYPGKSAKPLQAEVVGFRDNKVLLMPLGELQSIGPGCDVVGTGKPLGVQVGSELLGKVLDGLGQPLDGSLLPSRMPMYSTSNTPVNPMDRPRVLETMSVGVRAIDGLLTVGKGQRVGIFAGSGVGKSTLMGMIARNTAADVNVIALVGERGREVRDFIERDLGPEGLERSVVIVATSDQPALIRIKGAVIATTIAEYFRDRGMNVMLMMDSVTRYAMAQREVGLAVGEPPAMRGYTPSVFASLPKLLERAGTGPTGSITAFYTVLVDGDDMNEPIADAVRGILDGHIVLNRSIANKGHFPAIDVLASISRVMKDIAPEEQLEAVNNMKRLMAVYKESEDLINIGAYQRGSNAAIDESIDQIDSIWNFTRQKVDEKVTLSEVQERLILEFARR, encoded by the coding sequence ATGAAGATTCTTAGCTCACAGCGATACATGGAACATCTTAAACAATTTGATCCCGTTCGCATTAACGGTAAGGTCACTCAGGTCATTGGTCTTATGGTTGAGTCTGAAGGTCCGGATGCTAGCATTGGTGATGTATGTTACATCTACCCCGGAAAATCTGCCAAGCCTCTTCAGGCAGAGGTTGTCGGGTTTCGGGATAACAAAGTATTGCTCATGCCGCTCGGTGAACTTCAGTCCATTGGTCCTGGATGTGATGTGGTCGGAACGGGTAAACCACTTGGGGTTCAGGTTGGATCTGAATTGCTCGGCAAGGTATTAGATGGCTTGGGACAACCTTTGGATGGTTCCTTGTTGCCCTCCAGAATGCCAATGTACTCCACATCCAACACGCCTGTGAATCCGATGGACCGTCCACGGGTACTCGAAACGATGAGTGTAGGTGTGAGAGCCATTGACGGTCTGTTGACGGTTGGCAAAGGACAGAGGGTCGGCATTTTTGCCGGATCGGGTGTTGGTAAAAGTACGTTGATGGGTATGATCGCCCGCAATACAGCGGCAGATGTCAATGTCATTGCTTTGGTGGGGGAGAGGGGCCGTGAGGTTCGTGACTTTATTGAACGGGATCTGGGTCCGGAAGGACTGGAACGATCCGTCGTTATTGTGGCTACCTCTGATCAACCTGCTCTGATTCGAATCAAAGGTGCGGTCATCGCAACTACGATTGCGGAGTATTTCAGAGATAGAGGCATGAATGTCATGTTGATGATGGACTCCGTTACACGGTATGCCATGGCACAGAGGGAAGTGGGACTTGCTGTGGGGGAACCTCCTGCAATGAGAGGATATACTCCTTCTGTTTTTGCGAGTTTGCCCAAGCTGCTTGAGCGAGCAGGGACTGGACCCACAGGTTCGATTACTGCTTTTTACACCGTCCTTGTCGACGGGGATGATATGAACGAACCGATCGCAGATGCGGTGAGAGGTATATTGGATGGTCATATTGTACTGAATCGGTCCATCGCGAACAAAGGTCATTTCCCTGCCATTGATGTGCTTGCAAGCATTAGCCGGGTTATGAAGGATATTGCTCCTGAAGAGCAGCTGGAAGCCGTTAATAATATGAAGAGACTGATGGCTGTGTACAAGGAATCTGAGGATTTAATCAACATTGGGGCTTATCAAAGAGGTTCAAATGCTGCCATTGATGAATCCATAGACCAGATTGATAGCATCTGGAATTTTACAAGGCAGAAAGTTGATGAAAAAGTAACGCTGAGTGAAGTGCAGGAACGTTTGATTCTTGAATTTGCAAGGAGATGA
- a CDS encoding FliH/SctL family protein produces the protein MSNLIKSFQYVPVDDRKRLENHHHYGGQESDAELDGERAEGSEAEMLQARVDEETQRLTAEMLEDAKEFAEKQVREASEEAERLLQEAREQIDSWWQEQRQQDEHLTEALRSQGFQQGFEEGKVQAELDLQVKIEEMMKEARGVLEEAYVAKDLIIQEAEPFLVDLACGIAEKVIDKQLSVEPEHTLELIRQSLSRKREQGMITLCVAPEQFSFVQAAREELAMAIDSQAELQILPDATVKDKGCVIRSSFGSVDARIDTQLAEIKKELIRIALEDEGRKNQHEDS, from the coding sequence TTGTCTAATTTGATTAAATCTTTCCAGTATGTGCCGGTTGATGACCGCAAACGACTCGAAAATCATCATCATTATGGTGGACAGGAGTCTGATGCGGAGTTAGATGGTGAACGTGCTGAAGGTTCCGAAGCTGAGATGCTGCAGGCACGCGTGGACGAAGAAACACAACGTCTTACTGCGGAAATGCTGGAGGATGCCAAGGAGTTTGCAGAAAAGCAGGTACGTGAAGCTTCGGAGGAAGCGGAGCGATTGCTTCAAGAAGCCCGTGAACAGATTGATAGCTGGTGGCAGGAGCAGCGTCAGCAGGATGAACATCTGACTGAAGCGCTTCGTTCACAAGGTTTTCAGCAGGGTTTTGAAGAAGGCAAAGTACAGGCCGAACTGGATCTCCAGGTGAAGATCGAAGAGATGATGAAGGAAGCCCGTGGAGTGCTTGAAGAAGCTTACGTTGCCAAAGACCTGATTATTCAGGAAGCAGAGCCCTTCCTTGTGGATCTCGCCTGTGGTATCGCTGAGAAGGTGATTGACAAACAACTCTCCGTTGAACCGGAACACACGCTTGAACTGATTCGTCAAAGTTTGTCCCGCAAACGTGAACAGGGGATGATCACCTTATGTGTGGCACCTGAGCAATTTTCTTTTGTGCAGGCTGCACGTGAAGAGTTGGCTATGGCAATTGACTCTCAGGCAGAGTTACAGATTTTGCCTGACGCTACGGTAAAAGACAAGGGGTGTGTTATACGGTCGTCGTTTGGAAGTGTAGATGCCAGAATTGATACCCAGCTCGCTGAAATTAAAAAAGAACTGATCCGCATAGCACTTGAGGATGAGGGGCGAAAAAATCAACATGAAGATTCTTAG
- the fliG gene encoding flagellar motor switch protein FliG: MAKASSQGLTGRQKAAILLITLGPEVSAQIFKHLRDEEIEQLTLEIANVRKVDASEKDMIMSEFHQICLAQEYISQGGITYAREILEKALGSQKALEVINRLTATLQVRPFDFARKADPNQILNFIQNESPQTIALVLSYLQFEQAAAILSSLPQEKQADVARRVAVMDSTSPEVISQVERVLEQKLSSTVTQDYTNAGGIESIVQILNGVDRGTERTILDSLEIQDPELAEEIKKRMFVFEDIVNVDDRSIQRIIRDIDNADLQLALKVASEEVRDAVFRNMSKRMSETFKEEMEFMGPVRLRDVEEAQTRIVGTIRRLEEAGEIIIARGGGDDIIV, from the coding sequence TTGGCGAAGGCAAGCAGTCAAGGTCTGACTGGAAGACAAAAAGCAGCAATTTTGTTGATTACATTAGGTCCGGAAGTATCCGCGCAAATCTTCAAACATTTGCGGGATGAGGAGATCGAACAACTGACGTTGGAAATTGCCAACGTTCGCAAAGTAGATGCTTCCGAAAAAGATATGATTATGTCTGAGTTTCACCAGATCTGTCTCGCACAGGAATACATTTCTCAAGGTGGTATTACGTACGCGAGAGAAATTCTCGAGAAAGCACTCGGGTCGCAAAAAGCACTCGAAGTTATTAACCGTTTGACGGCTACGCTGCAAGTTAGACCATTTGACTTTGCGCGTAAGGCCGATCCGAATCAAATCTTGAACTTTATTCAGAACGAAAGTCCGCAAACGATTGCTCTGGTATTATCGTATTTGCAATTTGAGCAGGCAGCAGCGATCTTGTCTTCGTTACCACAAGAGAAACAAGCCGATGTAGCACGTAGGGTTGCTGTTATGGACAGTACTTCTCCAGAAGTCATTTCTCAAGTGGAGCGGGTGCTCGAACAGAAACTATCTTCTACTGTTACGCAAGATTATACAAATGCGGGTGGTATCGAATCCATCGTTCAGATCTTGAACGGCGTCGACCGTGGTACGGAACGTACTATTCTCGACTCGCTAGAAATCCAAGATCCAGAACTCGCAGAAGAAATCAAAAAACGGATGTTTGTATTCGAAGATATCGTCAATGTGGACGATCGTTCGATCCAGCGTATTATCCGGGATATCGACAACGCCGATTTGCAGTTGGCACTCAAAGTGGCAAGCGAAGAAGTACGGGATGCTGTATTCCGGAATATGTCGAAACGGATGTCCGAGACGTTCAAGGAAGAAATGGAATTCATGGGACCCGTTCGGTTGCGTGATGTTGAGGAAGCTCAGACCCGTATCGTAGGAACGATCCGTAGATTGGAAGAAGCTGGTGAGATCATTATCGCTCGTGGTGGAGGAGATGATATCATTGTCTAA
- the fliF gene encoding flagellar basal-body MS-ring/collar protein FliF, with amino-acid sequence MNERIAQYRDKASQYWNSFSKKQKVLFISTFLFLILAAVVLTMQLSKTEYEVAFTDLNASDSAGVISYLDSSSIPYKLSADGKTISVPSTDVAIAKVNIGSQGIIQNGSLGYKSFEESSSPIGMTDKEFDVKYNNALNGEVEQLLQRMQGIQDAKVLVNMPKDNIFAGLEEQDKASASVALQFKPGYHPNQAAVDGYFNLVKTAIPNLPIENITITNTDEAELIPTARGGSGGLSSEVQENMALQKKFENDVRNNVKQFLSQIVGDENVNVLVASKLNFDKETRKENLVTPVDVDNMKGIEISVQEIQKSYTGASNPTGGVAGTGQEEVPGYPSSDASGNSTSEETSSTKNYDVNRIVKDIISSPYTVKDLTINVAVEPPAGQTEIQAPVHDAIENILVNIVRASLADSGTVISDADLAKKVSVMSQGFQTAAATNTGFQLSTGMMWGIGALVAALIATVVILLVRRRRKQNEIEEEDIPLPVATEFPSITLDSVTNESQVRKQLESLAKKKPDEFVNLLRTWLADE; translated from the coding sequence GTGAATGAGAGAATTGCCCAGTACAGGGATAAGGCATCCCAGTATTGGAATAGTTTCAGCAAAAAGCAAAAAGTATTATTTATTTCCACCTTCCTGTTTTTAATTTTGGCTGCAGTTGTACTAACCATGCAATTGTCAAAGACGGAATATGAAGTTGCTTTCACGGATTTGAATGCAAGTGACTCCGCAGGCGTCATTAGTTATCTTGATTCATCCAGTATTCCATACAAATTAAGTGCAGACGGCAAGACTATATCTGTACCGAGCACGGATGTTGCTATTGCAAAAGTAAATATCGGATCACAAGGAATTATTCAGAACGGTTCATTAGGATATAAGTCATTCGAGGAGTCATCATCTCCAATCGGGATGACGGATAAAGAGTTCGATGTGAAGTATAACAACGCATTGAACGGAGAAGTGGAGCAGCTGCTTCAACGGATGCAAGGCATACAGGATGCTAAAGTACTGGTCAATATGCCAAAAGATAATATCTTTGCTGGCCTGGAAGAACAGGATAAAGCATCAGCATCAGTGGCCTTGCAGTTTAAACCGGGTTATCACCCCAATCAGGCTGCGGTAGATGGATATTTTAATTTGGTCAAGACAGCCATTCCGAATCTACCTATTGAAAACATAACAATAACGAACACGGATGAAGCGGAACTGATTCCGACGGCCCGAGGTGGTAGCGGGGGATTGTCTTCTGAAGTCCAAGAGAACATGGCGTTACAGAAGAAATTCGAAAATGATGTTCGCAATAATGTGAAACAATTTCTTTCCCAGATTGTGGGTGACGAGAATGTTAATGTTCTGGTTGCTTCCAAGCTTAATTTTGACAAGGAAACACGGAAAGAAAACCTGGTTACACCGGTCGATGTAGATAATATGAAAGGCATCGAGATCAGTGTGCAAGAGATTCAAAAAAGCTACACTGGGGCAAGCAACCCGACAGGTGGTGTTGCTGGCACAGGCCAAGAGGAAGTTCCGGGTTATCCGTCATCGGATGCATCTGGAAATTCAACCTCTGAAGAAACATCTAGCACTAAAAACTACGATGTCAACCGAATTGTTAAAGATATCATTTCCAGTCCATATACTGTAAAAGATTTAACCATTAACGTCGCGGTTGAACCACCGGCAGGACAAACAGAAATACAAGCACCGGTTCACGATGCAATTGAAAATATTTTGGTTAACATTGTTCGTGCATCATTGGCGGACTCAGGCACTGTAATAAGTGACGCAGATTTGGCCAAAAAAGTTTCGGTAATGTCTCAAGGTTTCCAGACTGCTGCGGCAACCAATACAGGCTTCCAGCTTTCCACCGGAATGATGTGGGGCATAGGAGCACTGGTGGCAGCATTGATTGCAACGGTTGTTATTTTGTTAGTGCGCCGTCGTCGCAAACAGAACGAAATAGAAGAAGAGGACATTCCTCTTCCGGTAGCAACAGAGTTTCCGTCCATTACGTTGGACAGTGTAACGAACGAAAGTCAAGTGCGCAAACAATTGGAGAGTTTGGCCAAGAAAAAGCCAGACGAATTCGTCAATCTGCTGCGTACGTGGCTGGCTGACGAATAG
- the fliE gene encoding flagellar hook-basal body complex protein FliE, translated as MIQNNMFSTQGIQPLQMQSTAQSKPSTPAETIESFGTYLQNALGSVAAQETQAHEMSNQFLVGKANVDQVMIASEQALLSLQLTTQVRNKVVEAYQEIMRTQL; from the coding sequence ATGATTCAGAACAACATGTTTAGCACACAGGGGATTCAACCGCTTCAGATGCAAAGTACGGCACAAAGTAAACCATCTACACCAGCCGAAACCATTGAGAGCTTCGGTACATACCTACAGAATGCGCTAGGGTCTGTAGCTGCACAGGAGACCCAAGCACATGAAATGTCAAACCAATTCCTGGTTGGAAAAGCGAACGTTGATCAGGTGATGATCGCTTCTGAACAGGCTCTGCTGAGTCTTCAACTTACGACTCAAGTCCGAAACAAAGTAGTCGAAGCATATCAGGAGATTATGCGTACGCAATTATAA
- the flgC gene encoding flagellar basal body rod protein FlgC: protein MNISNSFSISASALTAQRLRMDVISSNIANAETTRASVTNGEAVPYKRKMVVLEPNKTSFNSLLQNQMKSSGSGEGVRVSEIREDQSPLKPVYDPSHPDANAEGYVYMPNVDIAKEMVDMISASRSYEANVTALNSTKAMISKALEIGRA, encoded by the coding sequence GTGAATATCAGTAACAGTTTCAGTATCAGTGCATCGGCTCTAACAGCTCAGCGTTTGCGGATGGACGTTATATCTTCCAACATTGCCAACGCAGAGACGACGCGCGCGAGTGTAACCAACGGCGAGGCGGTTCCTTACAAGCGCAAGATGGTTGTACTTGAGCCCAACAAGACTTCCTTCAACAGTTTGCTTCAAAATCAGATGAAAAGCAGTGGGTCTGGAGAGGGAGTTCGAGTATCAGAGATTCGTGAAGATCAGTCGCCACTGAAACCGGTCTATGATCCTTCACATCCGGATGCCAACGCTGAAGGGTACGTGTACATGCCTAACGTCGATATCGCGAAAGAAATGGTGGATATGATCTCAGCTTCACGATCATATGAAGCAAACGTCACAGCTTTGAACTCAACCAAAGCGATGATATCCAAGGCATTGGAAATTGGAAGAGCCTAG
- the flgB gene encoding flagellar basal body rod protein FlgB, protein MNLLNDISFQRLQGALDASNIRQRTIADNIANADTPYFKRSDVAFEEMLQEKMNGDMPVLKGKVTDSRHFVIGPSSSIPTPVVNMDQSTSMNNNQNNVDVDKEMSLLAENQLRYNAYIQQVNEQIKMMRVGVEGR, encoded by the coding sequence ATGAATCTTTTGAATGATATTAGTTTTCAAAGGCTACAAGGTGCACTCGATGCCTCCAACATTAGACAACGAACGATTGCTGACAACATTGCGAATGCGGACACCCCATATTTTAAGCGTTCGGACGTTGCTTTTGAAGAAATGCTACAGGAAAAAATGAATGGAGATATGCCTGTTCTTAAAGGAAAAGTAACGGATTCAAGGCATTTTGTCATAGGTCCTTCCTCTTCCATACCTACACCTGTAGTTAATATGGACCAGTCAACCTCCATGAATAACAACCAGAACAACGTCGATGTAGACAAAGAGATGAGTCTTCTGGCGGAGAACCAGCTGCGTTACAACGCTTATATTCAGCAAGTGAATGAACAGATTAAAATGATGCGTGTTGGAGTCGAAGGGAGATAA